The region CTGAACTCCGAAGGCTACGTCCGGTATCGGTTCAGTCCGCAGTTTAGTGTGCGCGGTGGCCTTAGCTTTCAGTTCAACGAGTATACCACGAGTCGGAAACTGACGTTCGAAAACGATAGATTTCGGAGTAAAAACGCCATGCCTTTGTTAGCCCTCTCCTACCATTTCTGACATGAAAAAGCACTTCATCCTGCTGATTTTTGGGCTATTCATGAGCCTGTCGGTTAGTGCCCAGCCTGCCTGGAAAACGACCAAAGCCGACGTTACCTTTAAAATTCGCAATGCCGGACTGAGCGTCGACGGTTCGTTCGGTGGGTTCATGGGCACCCTTCTCTTTGACCCGGCCATGCCCGAGAAAGCCCAACTGTCGGCCAGTGTCGATGCCGCTACCATCGAAACGGGTATTGGCCTGCGGAATAATCACCTGAAAAAGCCAGATTACTTCGATGTGGCCAACCATCCGCGCATCAGCCTGAAGTCGACGCATGTTGAGAAAAAGGGAGTCAACGCCTACCTCGGCACGTTCTCGCTTACTCTTAAAGGCACAACCCGTACTGTTATGATTCCCTTTACGGTTACCCAGACGGGAAACATGGCCCAGTTTGCCGGTGAATTCACCATAAACCGACGCGATTATGACGTTGGGGGCCGTAACCTCCTGATGAGTAACGATGTCACGATCATGTTATCTATTCAGGCGCAGGCTACCGTCCCCGTAGCCGCTACAAATTAATCCGGCACTTTTCCATTCATGACGCCATCCGGTAGTTTTATTAATGCCCTTGGGGTAGCCGTGCCCATTCACGAGCACACGCAACCCCAACTGGCCGATTTTATGGCCAATGCCCTCGACCTCGATGCTCCCGCCCGCCGACAGATGACCGCTCTTTACCGACAAACGACCATCCGCCGTCGTTACTCGGTATTGCCGGATTACAGTCGGGAAAACGGGTCGTTCACTTTCTACCCGAACACGCCAGATCTGGAACCCTTTCCGACGGTTGGGCAGCGGATGTCCGTCTACCAGCAGGAAGCACTTCCGCTGGCTCTTCAGGCAGTTCGGGACTGTCTGGCCAGTTATCCGGCGTTTTTCCCTTCGTCCATCACGCATATTGTCGTTGTCAGCTGCACCGGCTTTTATGCGCCGGGGCTGGATATTGACTTAGTCGAAGCCCTGGGTTTACCGGGGACTACCCAACGCCTACTGATCGGTTTCATGGGCTGCTACGGGGCGTTCAACGGCCTCAAGGCAGCCGATGCTATTGTACGAGCCAACCCGAAGGCCGCTGTGCTGGTCGTTTGCGTCGAGTTGTGTACCATCCATTTTCAGAAGTCGAATACCCCGTCAA is a window of Spirosoma linguale DSM 74 DNA encoding:
- a CDS encoding YceI family protein (PFAM: YceI family protein~KEGG: azo:azo2870 hypothetical protein), with the translated sequence MKKHFILLIFGLFMSLSVSAQPAWKTTKADVTFKIRNAGLSVDGSFGGFMGTLLFDPAMPEKAQLSASVDAATIETGIGLRNNHLKKPDYFDVANHPRISLKSTHVEKKGVNAYLGTFSLTLKGTTRTVMIPFTVTQTGNMAQFAGEFTINRRDYDVGGRNLLMSNDVTIMLSIQAQATVPVAATN